The Mercurialis annua linkage group LG2, ddMerAnnu1.2, whole genome shotgun sequence genome contains a region encoding:
- the LOC126670753 gene encoding DDRGK domain-containing protein 1 gives MEELFVAILSMLLVAALVPLYLWKRRQSSLAPDQHQEHDNPQVVQRENVVRATGARRMRRRPAAGASSSRAAEAPVEDIGDESDDEVAAGEHYEARGSSKKEKRRQERDAQRQAEEAARESRHSKQDRYAEMRRRKDEEHEAKERMLEEEANARKAKEEEAAALEFEKWKGEFSIDAEGTTENDVQDGKQDLLSEFVEYIKKQKCVPLEDLAAEFKMRTQECINRITSLETMGRLSGVMDDRGKYIYISQEEMKAVADYIKRQGRVSISHLASKSNQFIDLEPKAQFIEEISNSEEITVA, from the exons ATGGAGGAATTATTTGTTGCAATCCTATCAATGCTACTCGTAGCTGCTCTAGTACCGTTATATTTATGGAAACGCCGTCAAAGTTCGCTAGCACCTGATCAACATCAAGAACACGACAACCCTCAG GTTGTGCAGAGAGAAAATGTGGTGCGTGCCACTGGTGCACGGCGAATGCGCAGAAGACCGGCAGCTGGTGCTAGCTCATCTCGAGCTGCAGAAGCACCTGTTGAAG ATATTGGTGATGAAAGCGATGATGAAGTTGCTGCTGGTGAACACTATGAGGCTAGAGGATCATCAAAGAAAGAGAAGAGGCGGCAAGAGCGGGATGCTCAAAGACAG GCTGAGGAAGCAGCACGTGAATCAAGGCATTCCAAACAAGACCGTTATGCAGAAATGCGGAGAAGGAAGGATGAGGAGCATGAGGCAAAGGAGCGTATGCTA GAAGAAGAAGCCAATGCTCGAAAAGCCAAAGAGGAGGAAGCCGCTGCATTAGAATTTGAGAAGTGGAAAGGGGAGTTTTCAATTGATGCTGAAGGAACAACAGAAAATGACGTGCAAGATGGAAAACAGGATTTGCTATCCGAGTTTGTGGAATACATAAAG AAACAGAAATGTGTTCCCTTGGAAGATCTTGCTGCAGAGTTTAAAATGAGGACCCAG GAATGTATCAATCGAATAACCTCTCTGGAAACAATGG GGCGACTTTCTGGTGTCATGGACGATAGAGGCAAATACATATACATCTCACAAGAAGAAATGAAAGCTGTAGCCGACTATATCAAGCGTCAAGGTAGGGTTAGCATCTCACATCTTGCCAGCAAGTCCAACCAGTTCATAGATTTGGAGCCTAAAGCTCAGTTTATTGAGGAAATTAGCAATTCGGAAGAAATAACAGTCGCTTGA